GTCTCGCGCGCCCCTGCCCCTTGGCGCGGTACATCGCGATGTCCGCATCACGCAGCACGTCCTGGGGCCGGTCGTATCCGCTGGCGCTGAGCGCGATTCCGATGCTCGCGGTGAGAAAAATCTCCTGATCTCGTATTCGAACCGGGACCACGAGAGCTTCCTGAATGCGGTGCGAGGTCCGGACGGCATCGGCAGCGTGCTCGATCGAATCGAGCAGGATGGTGAACTCGTCGCCGCCCAGCCGCGCCACGGTGTCGCCGGCTCGGACGGCCGTGGCGAAACGCTCCGACACCGCCACCAGCACTTCGTCGCCGAAGGCGTGTCCCAGGCTGTCATTGACCAGCTTGAACCGGTCGAGGTCGATGAACAGAACGGCAAAGCGATGTTCACGGTCGCGATGGGACTTCTGGAGCGATCTTTCGAGCCGGTCCATGAAGAGCGCGCGGTTCGGCATCTGGGTCAGACTGTCGTGAAACGCGTCGTGGGTCAGCCGTTCGAGCGCTTGCTTCCGCTCGGTCATATCGGTCATCGATCCGGCAAGCCGGGTCGCCTCGCCGGTCGCGTCACGCTGGGCCAGACCACGCGTCAGCATCCAGCGGTAAGTGCCGTCCCGACAGTACATCCGGTGCTCGACTTCGATGGCCGGCGTCTCTGCTCGCCGATGCATCTCGATGGCCATTCTCACCACCTCCACTTCCCCCGGATGAATGCGACCGAACCATTCTTCGGGAGAATCGGCAATCTCGTCTTCGTTCCAGCCGAGCATCGCTTTCCAACGCGGCGAGTAGTAGACCGTGTGGCGCACCAGGTCCCAGACCCACAGTCCATCATTGGCGCCGCGCACTGAGAGCGCGTATCGCTGCTCGCTTTCGCGCAGCGCAGCGAGGGTGCGACTCTGCGCCAGCGAATATCGGATTGCCCGCTCGAGGGTTTCCGCATCCAGATTTCCCTTCACCAGATAGTCGGCGGCTCCCGCCTCCATCGCGGCCAGATCGACGTCGCGGTCGCCCGCTCCGGTGAGAAGAATGATCGGGGTGGTCAGCTCCCGCGCCTCCGCCTCCCGCAGAATCTCCAGCCCGTCATGCGCACCGAGTCGATAGTCGGCGAGGATCACATCCCAGGGTTCGCGAGCCATGGCTTCGACAGCCCGATCGTAGTTGGCAGCCCATTCCAGCTGGAACGAGGCCCGGCGGCTCTCCGCCAGCAGGTCGCGGGTCAGGATGTAGTCATCCTCGTCGTCCTCCACCAGGAGAATCCGGATGGGCTCGGGAGCGTTCATGTCCCGTTGACAGGGAGCTCCACAATCTCGATCCAGTAGCGGCCGATCTCCCTCATGATCTCGACCAGCGACGCGAAGTGGACCGGTTTCGTGATGAACGAGTTGGCACCGAGATCGTAGGTGCGATAAATATCCTCCTCCGCCTTCGACGTCGTGAGAATGATCACCGGAATTCTCCGCAGTTCGGCGTCGGCCTTGATCTCGCGGAGTGCCTCCCGTCCATCCTTTCGAGGCATGTTCAGGTCGAGCAGGATCAGGCCCGGCCTCGGCGATTGAGCCGGATCGAAATAGCGTCCGCGGCGATGCAGATAGTCCATCAGATCGTCGCCGTCCTCTACGAAGCGGAGCTCGTTGATTACCCGGCTCTCGTCGAGTGCGTCGCGAGTGAGTATCCGGTCTTCCTCGTCGTCATCCGCCACCAGGATCGTGATCGGTTTCCCTGGATACTTCATCGCTGTCCCCTCCTGACCAGTGAATCATCGGCAGACGAACGACGAACATCGCGCCGGCGCCCGGCATGCCTCGAGCCTCGATCGTCCCTCCATGCCGCTCGACAATTCTCTTGCAGATGGCGAGTCCGATTCCGGTCCCATCATAGACGTCCCGCCCGTGCAGCCGCTCGAAGATCGTGAAGACCCGTTCGGCGTATTTCGGATCGAATCCGATCCCGTTGTCGGCGACCGTGATCTCGACCTCCGCCGGACCGGTGCTTGCGGTGATGCTCACCCGGGGTGGAACGCCTTCCCGATGAAACTTCAAACCGTTCGCGATCAGGTTCTGAAAGAGCTGCCGCATCTGGATCGGATCCGCATCGATCGCGGGCAGATCCTCAGCGCTCACCGTGGCGTCGAGCTCCGCAATGGAAACCTCCAGATCGCGAATGACCTCCTCGACGATTGTTTGCAGCTCGACGCGCAGGAAAGGTTGTGCGCGTGTCGTGATCCGCGACAACAGC
The Acidobacteriota bacterium DNA segment above includes these coding regions:
- a CDS encoding EAL domain-containing protein, with translation MNAPEPIRILLVEDDEDDYILTRDLLAESRRASFQLEWAANYDRAVEAMAREPWDVILADYRLGAHDGLEILREAEARELTTPIILLTGAGDRDVDLAAMEAGAADYLVKGNLDAETLERAIRYSLAQSRTLAALRESEQRYALSVRGANDGLWVWDLVRHTVYYSPRWKAMLGWNEDEIADSPEEWFGRIHPGEVEVVRMAIEMHRRAETPAIEVEHRMYCRDGTYRWMLTRGLAQRDATGEATRLAGSMTDMTERKQALERLTHDAFHDSLTQMPNRALFMDRLERSLQKSHRDREHRFAVLFIDLDRFKLVNDSLGHAFGDEVLVAVSERFATAVRAGDTVARLGGDEFTILLDSIEHAADAVRTSHRIQEALVVPVRIRDQEIFLTASIGIALSASGYDRPQDVLRDADIAMYRAKGQGRARHEVFDRTMHDSAVELLRFETDLRRAMDRGELRVHYQPIVSLDQGIIAGFEALVRWQRGDVLVPAAEIVRVAEDAALIVPIGQWVLNEALRQLVEWNRLHQGPGPLEMHVNLSARQLLQPDIVPMIINAIRRSGAAPQHLHLELTETALIENADVAAKVIEGLRKADVRVSLDDFGTGYSSLSSLRQYRFDTLKIDRSFISPDGARRDDEIVRTISKLARLMGMAVTVEGLETAGQLARMRSIAIDFGQGYYFSPPVPATVAGALLNHHFRD
- a CDS encoding response regulator — its product is MKYPGKPITILVADDDEEDRILTRDALDESRVINELRFVEDGDDLMDYLHRRGRYFDPAQSPRPGLILLDLNMPRKDGREALREIKADAELRRIPVIILTTSKAEEDIYRTYDLGANSFITKPVHFASLVEIMREIGRYWIEIVELPVNGT